The Myripristis murdjan chromosome 4, fMyrMur1.1, whole genome shotgun sequence region CTCGCTCTCTGGCTTTCTGGCAGGTAAATATGGGTCCGACATTCGCCCAGCCTTCTGGCTcaactttctctttcttctgatGCCTGTATTTGGAGCCATTACATTGTTCACCAGGCCCAAGGACAGACCACTAATTGGTGGATACAATGTAAGTCTAGggcaacaaagacaaacaaagacCTTGATAAACATGGGGGGAAAGGTTTGAAAAGTTAGTGTTTTAACTAGAGCAGTTTGTAATAAAGTGTAGCGCAGTGCATTCCCTTTtgggtgacttttttttttttatctgcactgAGACTTCATTGGCAGCTTTTAGAGGTAAATAACAAGGACAGCTCAAGACAGAAACCTCATATTTGTTCATTAAATTAGAGAAGCACAGGAGTGAGTGTAAACCACTGATCGCATGACCTTGACCAAAGAGCTCTATATTGTCACCTTCCCACAGGCCCAGCATGCTCAAACCATGAAGCTGATCTGGCGCCCCCTGGACCTGATTCTGGTAGTACTCCTGCTAGCTGCCATGGCCTTCACCATCCTCAGAGGCTTGGTGAGTATAAAGCTGGCTGAATTGATGTTTATGGGCAGAATTTGGGGCATGACTGCAGCATTTACAACTGagtgagacatttttttttaaagcaacattTTGCTTAGTTTTAAATAGATGGGTTATTTGCACTTCAATGCCAtgtaaacaaatcaaaattacTCACCAAGATGGCATATTAGTCATAAATTTGtagcatttccattttttcataTCCTGTTCACTTGAATAAAGCCAACAAAACAGCCTTGAGAATtacttttcttctcctcctttgaGGATTTTTTGGTGGAATATGGGTCTACATTTTTTGGAGCAAATTGTGCACCAAACAGTGGTATTGTTGATTGATAGTGTCTGGGTGACTGGATACACTTAGATTAGTCATTTTAATGGAAACCAAGAATAGAGatgtaaaatgaatgcagaCCCAAGACTGCTTCAATGTCTGAATAACAGGCTATATAGTTCACGAACAAGATCATGCTGATTTTGTTGGATTCATTCAAGTGAATGGGAAgtaaaaaatgcacaaatgtgtcACAGTGTCTTGGTgagtgatgtgatgatgatttgtgttttgtataGCGGTAAAGTGCCAATAATCCATCTATTTAAAGCTAAGTGAAATACTGGTTTAATTCATTTATCCCACAATGGCATTCATGCTGAGTAGTTTATCCTGGCAGTTTGTGAGGGATTCAAATCTATGACTTTGCTTTCACCAGCAATATGTTCAACTAATTGAGCCACATGGGAGCATTAAGTCTGTTGCAACAATGTACAGATTTTGTATCTCGACATAATTACTATGTGCTGGACATATTGGATGATTCTAAGAGGGCATTCAACCATATCCAATGTCATCTTAATTAGCTTACAATATAAACAgaattcttgtgtgtgtgtgtatgtgtgtgtgtgtgtgtgctctcttaGGTGGCTCTTGACTCTCCCCTGGAAGCCTGTTCTATCTATCTGAGGCAGTACGAACCCTATCTGAAGGATCCTGTGGGCTACCCTAGAGTTATGGTGGGTCCTCTTTTtccctctatctgtctgtgtggctctgtctctctctttgtctatcTCATTCCACTTCTCtatcttgctcacacacactccacactcagcctctctgtctgctgcagcagcgCCTAAGGCTCTCCTAAATGGccctcttcattttgttttaaataaccAACCACATAATGGACCTAAATTTTCACAGATATCACTCTGAGTCGGCTGGAAGCTTGCCCCtatctcctgctctctctctgtgtatctctcACAGCTGATTATGGAGCCATTTTTCATCATTACAGCAACAATGAGCGAGGGGTGAGAGGCCAGTGcatcctcgtctctctctcatttgtttAAGCTGCGTAACAGACTGCAGTTGTGACGGGTAGAGGTAtcgtttttctgctttttctgacCCTGTGAGGCTGtgggttttgttgtgttttgttgggCTTACATAGCCTTGTCAATAGGTTATCCGAGGACCTTGTCAAGGCTGCAGTCCAGGCACAATGGCAAGTCATTGATCAGACAGACGAGCCGCATGCTGAGAACTTGATAAGCTAATCCTTCCCCCAAATCCTCCCATCAGCATCTCACCGGGtgggatgtgtgtatgtgtaaaatgTGCTTTGGTCAGAAGTGTTTGTGATTCTTTGTATTCATGTGTAtgcgtgtacatgtgtgcgtgtgtccggCTTTGGGTGATgggtgaatgtgcatgtgtgggtgtgaggaGATGAAATGAGGATTGGTCTGTTGCACAGGGTTACACTGATCTTGCATTGACCGACCTTTTTAATCATTGATGATGATAAACCACATGTGACAGATGACCGTGGCGGCACTAGAAAGACACTCAAACAAAAGGCTGAAGGGCATATATGATTGGCTTTCACACCCTAGGCTCTACTCATTAGAATTCCTGTAGACCTCAGACCAAGAATGAAAAGACACCATTCAGTGGTGTAATCTGAAGCTATTAAAAAGTGGCAAACTTGCTTTCATGCACCAAATTTTTTAAGTTGAATGTCATGAGAAACACTGTAATGACCCTTGTATATGCCTTATAATTTGTGCTGAGGGTGCAAATGTATGTGTAAGGGAGCCGTTGACtattaaataaagagaaaaaagagagagggagggagaggtgtATATTGTGCGACTTTGCTCGGAGGGTGTATGTGATTGTATTTCCAGCTTTAAGTAGCCCTTCTCAGTATTCAGCCTGAGTAGCCGAAGTGCTGTGTAGCCCATAGGAGAATGTGGATGTACTGTATTAATTGTCTGCTGGAGTACTGGTCATGGCCCCGCAATAACATGGATGGCCAATTGTGGAAAGGACAGCCTCTCTGCACTCTGTTCACTGTATCTGAAATCATGCACATCATATTCTATACACTATCAGCTACTCAAGTGCACAAGGATATAAAAGCACATAATTTAATTTAGGTATGTACACTAATATCAAAAGCCATGCGAGCCATCCAAGTCACTGAGGAAAAGGGATTTCAGTGTTGTTAATTCTCTTCTCAGCAGCTAGAGGGCACAAGTTGTTTTTGAGACATGACTCCAACATCAATCATTGTAATCCTGTTTGAAAATCCTGCACATTGACACTATGTGAATCAAGCAAAGTCTAAACTCAATTCTTTCATGAACAGTGGACGACAGCAGTTATCTATTTTGAGTTTCGGCTCCAAGTTGGTAGACCTTGGGCCTACTAGGCCTCTGACATACAGGCCCAGTTGGATCTGAACATTTATAGCCCTATTAAGCACTTCTTGGTGAATCATTATGCCTCCTAAACAGACTAAAGCAACACCATCTTAGGATGATTCAGTGGTTACAATGAGTATGCTGTCCCAGTTACTggaacagcagagagaccttCTTTTTAAAGGGGTGCTatatcagcagcagcaaaactTCAAATGTTAAGCTGTTTTTGGATGGGATTAATAACAAATTGGAAGGAGTTATCAGAGATGTTCAAGGTGTGAAGACCATCTTGGAATTCACACAAGATAAGGTGGAGGGTATGATCACTGGGCACAAGGAGTTGGAACTAAAGATAAAGCAAAGGACATAAACAAATGTAATGAGGAAGTGGATGCAATGTTTACAAAACTTCACTGAAAATTTGACATACATCTTGGTGGATGGGCTTGCTGACAATCCCTCAGGGTTTAGCAAATGCAGAAGGTTTAGCAAATTCTCACAAGCAACTTGGGATTAGATGGCTCAAGCATGGAGACTGAATGTGCCCAAGGGCTAGGCCAGTATTAGGAGGTGGATAAGCCCAGAAAGTTGTTGACAAACTTTTGCACTTCATAGACAAACAACCTATCCTCTCTTCTGCCAAGAAACTGAAGGGTACAGACATTTATCAATGAAGACTTTTCAGAGGCCCCACAGCTGAGGTGGATAGAGCTCTTGCCCATGAAAGAGGTGATAGAGTTGGTCTGAAATATGACATGCTAGTTCTCGTGCCAAGGACTGGAGATATCCAAACATCAGCCTAATTGAGCAATATGGCTGTAGTGTCCTTTTTAAAGAGTCTTTTCTATATCTATTTGACTGTGtgatctttttattttattttgtaaattcaTGAAATTCATGAGGTTACCAGAATATGTCATTCAGATAATGTCTGGCAACCATGGATGATTCTGATTctcaggaagtccgcaatttgcgtttgaacgtcacgttctcgcccaaaattccgctttgaacaaaatctatctcctcccaggccgtaaatgtcagcggcttgaaaatttaacagatgatagaggacacagtgctgaacaaaagttgctaaagattccgtcattactcgattcgtttggattttataagccctcaaagtcagagtggccggagctaaaacttcattttttcccatggagtttggtgtgaagaggctgacacttggcactaattaggcccctggagtttaaagtaaaagtctgacagctttgaaaactatgcagatggaaagaggacaaaaattcctacaaaaatatgtagttttgatgtggattggaccaactttgtgggagctgtgaagagttttcaaacgtttttgactctggtgtgctctgctctgcactctgcctggacatgtgactcactctagctgccacAGGAAttcgcaatacacacccattgtaagagctcagagggagcagaaaacactctcaaactaaaactgccataactcaaaaacggtaaaagatagcaaaatcatgtaaatgggagatttacaGATCCGAGTTTCGTGACTCGTTTatgctttgaatcaagtctgtcaaGTCTGGGgggctgcttgcagctttaattaaaaGTTATTATATGAagacattattttaaatatacagtacagggtTCCTGTTTGTTCAATACATTGCTGCCCATTCAtaaattttttttccacagctatTGCTTCTGTTCTTAGTTACTTGATAATTTATTATACTTTCTTTGaacaatttattattttacctttaagtATAATTTTTATTCTTCACCTTAGGGAGTGTAAAATCAATTTACTTTACTAAATGTTGTTTATGTTCTGGTTGTAGCAGCAGCtttatttcttgtcattttataCATTGCAAATTTTGTTTGTGCAGTAGCTGCTGCAGTAATGGAGCTTCACGTCTTCAGGCAGAGCACAGTAGTCGTCTGTCAGGTTCTCTAGATGACCTCCAATGACATATGACCAATAACTCCAATAACTAGTTGGCCCATATAAACAGATCTGGCACTCACTCATCCTACATATGCTGCTATATTGTCTGTTACCATGGTGGACTTCATAGTATGTTGGCTGAGTATTTATATTGTCAATAACAACAACTGTAAGTGATGTGCATCCTCAGGCCCTGTCATGTGCACATGGGGGGTTCATGTGCTCTGAGCCAAGTCTGTGTTATGTTTGCATAGTTTTGCTCTTGGAGCATTTTGGAGCAGAGCCACACTGCCAAAAGCAACTGTATTACCATTTGTTACAAAAAATAACCTTATCCTATGACGGGGGTGTTCACAATTCCACAAAAATAGGTGAAGGGGAAAGAAAGAACAGGAAGTGTTCTGACCTACCATGAtgttgtccttgtttttacAGATGCTGCACTTTTTCTTTTATGGGCTACCTGTCTTGGGTGCACTTGTCTATGGTCTCCTCAAGCCAGGGTGCACATGGATGTCAGACTGGAGTGTGTTCTTCGCCGGAGCTATGATCCAGGTGAGACCATGAGGAGAAATCGTCAGTGGGGGAAAACGGTTCAGACAGCATACAATGGTATACAAGAGTATATGAGTATGGGTTAGATCCAGAGTTTGGTGTAATACATAAAGTGATATTATTATCACTGGCCTACTTCTCTGATTGATTTCTCTCTTCATTAGAGGTCTGATACATGAAACTGCAATGAGACTCCCTGCACTGAGCTCTCTCCCTAATAACTAACATCCCGGAGTCCTCACTCCAAACAACCAACCACGGTTATCCTTGAGAGACATATTTTCTGTAATAAACAGGCTGGTGGCGTTTCCTATCCTTATTGATCTGTTGGAAGCAGTGGAGTCATGAGAATGGGAAGCCCTTGATCAAAGCCTTGTCTTAGATAAGAGGCTGCAGatttcatcccctctctcctctttaacATGAGGGCAGGACGGCCCTGGGATTCACTCATGGTTAATCAAAAGACTCCTGTGAACAGCCAGCTAACTCTGTGAGAGTGACGATATGTGTGCCCTGTTATGTGCCCAACATTTTATGTTCCCTGTGAGGCCCCTGTTCTGTATACTGCTATCTGTAGACTAATGACTGTGAAAGAGAGACTCAAAGTACCTCATTCAAAGTTATTCCTCTCGAGGGGTTGGGGAAAGAAATGTTGAATCCAATGACCTGCATTCTGTGTGAACACAGTATAGGACCAGGAAGTGCCAGTGATACCAGTTACAATATACAACGTAGAGTTACTGACAATGGTCTACTTTTAAGTGAGTTTTGTTTACATAGCATGTTTTTCTGCATTCATCAGTGTGACAGCTGGGAAAAACAACTTCAAGGAGTCCTTCAGCAGTCCTTAGTCATATCAGTCAAACCACTTTCTCACTGTCTATGTATCTCTTTCTCCTCACAGTGCCAGTGGGCCCACATTGGGGCGTCCCTCCATCCTCGTACCACAGCTCCGTATCGTATCCCAGATGAAGTCTTCTGGTCTGTGCTGGCAGCTAACCTGCTCTATGCAGCTACACCAATCGCAGTAGCCATGCGGGTTCAGAGTAACCCCTATTTCTTCCTGAAGATCGCCCCATTCCCTGGGCAGACAGGTCTGCCCAACAGTGAGGAGAAGGATACCAAGTACAAAGAGAAATGATAATTGTTAATGCTTTCAGGTTTCACAGTTAATGACATATCCAATGATTCTTGAA contains the following coding sequences:
- the tm6sf2b gene encoding transmembrane 6 superfamily member 2, translating into METLVFLFSFSALGILYAMNTIPELQQPYVILEIGVAVLVVVFLFYYLITRGNPPKDALFFVFAEFCFTCIIDLTSALEYDGIVSGFMEFYQKTGEPYLGTAYGIMMCYWDGIAHFIMYLVMISRITDRRSYRTLGLFWAGSLTANMSVFIAGIAAGKYGSDIRPAFWLNFLFLLMPVFGAITLFTRPKDRPLIGGYNAQHAQTMKLIWRPLDLILVVLLLAAMAFTILRGLVALDSPLEACSIYLRQYEPYLKDPVGYPRVMMLHFFFYGLPVLGALVYGLLKPGCTWMSDWSVFFAGAMIQCQWAHIGASLHPRTTAPYRIPDEVFWSVLAANLLYAATPIAVAMRVQSNPYFFLKIAPFPGQTGLPNSEEKDTKYKEK